From a region of the Bacteroidia bacterium genome:
- a CDS encoding RecQ family ATP-dependent DNA helicase codes for MPVPAEILHQYWGYPRFRPLQEEIIREVLERRDCLALLPTGGGKSVCYQVPGLLLKGTTLVISPLIALMKDQVENLQKKNISAVAITSSMDRRMLNVVLENAVQGQYRFIYVSPERLFTARFRERIPHLNVQLLAVDEAHCISQWGYDFRPAYLGIAEIRDILPQVPVLALTATATREVVTDIMNQLGFTKPNIIRKSFERANLTYRVREEEDKPERLFRICEYFKGTGIIYMRSRKRTEECSAFLRARGITADHYHAGLEPAVREKKQEDWIHNRTRVIVCTNAFGMGIDKPDVRFVIHADVPENPEGYFQEAGRAGRDERESVAVLLWNKGDLLELEQQFESSFPSREELQSVYQSLAHYYQIPVGSGEGLELVLHIEEFCNRFGFRAVMVYHALNLFRREGWIELSESYLHPSTAMVIASRADIYSFQAGDHRAAEFLKLLLRSYSGLFDFPVKISEEALARRANITWSEAVKMLEHLDRQKMIAYTPQSGEPRITFLVPRMDAKELSIRPEFLRIRKERARARLDFMLHYVRSGARCRSRLLLEYFGETDTRDCGKCDVCQKQAASGNTANQRTIEDRLKKLNSEGIRKLSDVMERCREFDEQMVLELIREMRDNNRIEIID; via the coding sequence ATGCCGGTTCCGGCCGAAATACTGCATCAATATTGGGGATACCCCCGGTTTCGTCCGCTTCAGGAGGAAATTATCCGCGAAGTGCTTGAACGCCGCGATTGCCTTGCGCTGCTGCCAACAGGGGGCGGTAAATCCGTTTGCTATCAGGTTCCGGGCCTGCTGCTGAAAGGAACCACCCTTGTTATTTCCCCCCTCATTGCCTTAATGAAAGATCAGGTGGAAAACCTGCAGAAGAAAAATATTTCCGCCGTTGCTATTACCTCCTCCATGGACAGGCGGATGCTGAATGTTGTACTCGAGAATGCAGTGCAGGGGCAGTATCGTTTTATTTATGTTTCACCGGAACGATTGTTCACAGCCCGCTTCCGTGAGCGTATTCCTCACCTCAACGTACAATTACTGGCCGTAGATGAAGCACATTGTATTTCACAGTGGGGATACGACTTTCGTCCGGCTTATCTCGGGATTGCGGAGATAAGGGATATCCTGCCTCAGGTGCCTGTACTGGCGCTGACTGCAACGGCCACACGAGAGGTAGTAACCGATATCATGAATCAACTTGGCTTTACCAAGCCCAATATAATCAGGAAGAGCTTTGAACGTGCGAACCTTACGTACCGCGTGAGGGAGGAAGAAGATAAACCGGAACGCTTATTCCGAATTTGTGAATATTTCAAAGGCACAGGAATCATCTATATGCGCAGCCGGAAGCGCACGGAAGAATGCTCCGCATTCCTTCGAGCGAGGGGAATTACGGCAGACCATTATCATGCCGGGTTGGAGCCCGCAGTCAGGGAAAAAAAGCAGGAAGACTGGATCCATAACCGAACCCGGGTGATCGTTTGTACAAATGCCTTCGGCATGGGAATCGACAAACCGGATGTCAGGTTTGTGATACATGCTGATGTTCCGGAAAACCCGGAAGGGTATTTTCAGGAAGCCGGACGTGCCGGACGTGATGAACGGGAAAGCGTTGCAGTGCTGCTATGGAACAAAGGCGATCTGCTAGAACTGGAACAGCAGTTTGAATCTTCTTTTCCTTCCAGGGAAGAACTTCAGTCTGTTTATCAGTCGCTTGCTCATTATTATCAGATCCCTGTCGGAAGCGGTGAAGGGCTGGAGCTCGTATTGCATATCGAAGAATTCTGCAATCGCTTCGGTTTCCGCGCCGTGATGGTATATCATGCCCTGAATCTCTTCCGAAGAGAAGGATGGATAGAACTCAGCGAAAGTTATCTGCACCCCTCGACTGCTATGGTGATTGCTTCCCGTGCCGATATTTATTCATTCCAGGCCGGAGACCATCGGGCTGCGGAATTTTTGAAATTATTGCTGCGATCATATAGTGGATTATTCGATTTTCCTGTAAAGATCAGTGAAGAAGCTCTCGCACGCCGGGCCAATATCACCTGGTCTGAGGCAGTAAAAATGCTGGAACACCTTGACCGGCAAAAAATGATTGCCTACACACCGCAGAGCGGCGAACCCAGGATTACCTTCCTGGTTCCCCGGATGGATGCGAAGGAACTCTCTATACGTCCTGAATTTCTTCGTATACGTAAGGAACGCGCCCGGGCACGACTTGATTTCATGCTTCATTATGTACGATCCGGCGCCCGATGCAGAAGCCGCCTGCTCCTGGAATACTTCGGAGAAACTGACACACGTGACTGCGGTAAATGTGATGTGTGCCAAAAACAAGCCGCTTCCGGGAATACGGCAAATCAACGCACCATTGAGGACCGGCTGAAAAAGCTGAACAGCGAAGGCATACGGAAACTAAGTGACGTTATGGAACGATGCCGGGAATTCGATGAGCAAATGGTACTGGAGCTTATCCGGGAGATGAGAGACAATAACAGGATTGAAATTATTGATTGA
- a CDS encoding peptidoglycan synthetase encodes MHNLALALHEKGFRITGSDDEIFEPSLSRLKSRGLLPSSIGWDPSRISEEIDAVILGMHARADNPELLRAKALGLKIFSYPEYLYEQSRDKKRVVIGGSHGKTTITSMILHVLRTLHKDFDYMVGAQVEGFQTMVRLSREAPVIILEGDEYLSSPIDRRPKFHLYRPHLAILSGIAWDHINVFPTFGEYVEQFRMFIRTIMPGGTVYYCAKDEELNRLCAESFPGIKLTPYGIPDHQVVNGVTVLRSGKNVYPLQVFGEHNLMNLEAAKRVCLELGIEEDAFLHAMSGFKGAAKRLEPVAITERAVFYKDFAHSPSKLKATVTAMKAQWPDRPLLACMELHTFSSLNEAFLSEYKNSMDEADTAVVYFNPHTIEHKKLSPVTPEQVRSAFGRNDLEVYTESRALLKRLRSCGKFGAGGTTNLLMMTSGNFDGVDFAALGRELFSAV; translated from the coding sequence ATGCATAATCTGGCACTCGCGCTGCACGAAAAAGGATTCAGGATCACCGGGTCGGATGATGAGATATTTGAACCCTCTCTTTCGCGGCTTAAATCCAGAGGGTTACTCCCTTCTTCCATCGGGTGGGATCCGTCCCGGATATCAGAAGAAATTGATGCGGTCATACTGGGAATGCATGCCCGCGCAGACAATCCTGAATTGCTTCGGGCGAAGGCACTTGGATTGAAGATATTCTCTTATCCGGAATACCTCTATGAGCAAAGCCGTGACAAAAAACGGGTGGTAATTGGCGGCAGCCATGGAAAAACTACTATCACCTCCATGATATTGCACGTGCTTCGTACGCTGCACAAGGATTTTGATTATATGGTGGGCGCACAGGTGGAGGGCTTTCAAACGATGGTACGACTTAGCCGCGAAGCTCCTGTGATCATACTTGAAGGAGACGAGTACCTCTCTTCTCCGATTGATCGCCGCCCGAAATTTCACCTGTACCGTCCCCATCTTGCCATCCTGAGCGGAATCGCGTGGGACCATATCAATGTGTTCCCGACTTTTGGAGAATATGTAGAGCAATTCAGGATGTTTATCCGGACGATAATGCCCGGTGGAACAGTGTATTATTGTGCTAAAGACGAAGAGTTAAATAGGTTGTGTGCGGAATCGTTTCCCGGCATCAAGCTCACCCCATATGGAATACCGGATCATCAGGTGGTGAATGGTGTAACGGTGCTGCGTTCAGGAAAGAATGTCTATCCCCTTCAGGTTTTCGGAGAACACAATCTGATGAATCTGGAGGCTGCTAAAAGAGTTTGCCTTGAGCTTGGAATAGAAGAAGATGCTTTTCTGCATGCCATGTCGGGCTTTAAGGGGGCGGCAAAACGTCTGGAACCTGTTGCGATCACAGAGCGGGCGGTGTTTTATAAGGATTTTGCTCATTCTCCCAGTAAATTAAAAGCAACTGTAACTGCCATGAAAGCACAATGGCCGGATCGTCCGTTGCTGGCCTGCATGGAACTGCACACCTTTTCCTCCTTGAACGAGGCATTTCTTTCAGAGTATAAAAACAGCATGGACGAAGCAGATACTGCTGTTGTTTATTTTAATCCGCATACAATTGAACACAAGAAACTCTCGCCAGTCACTCCGGAGCAGGTGCGCTCGGCCTTCGGACGCAATGATTTAGAGGTTTATACGGAGAGCAGGGCGTTGCTGAAGCGTCTTCGTTCCTGCGGTAAATTCGGAGCAGGCGGAACAACGAATTTACTGATGATGACTTCCGGAAATTTTGACGGAGTGGATTTTGCGGCGCTGGGGAGGGAACTCTTTAGCGCTGTTTGA
- a CDS encoding DUF4199 domain-containing protein, with translation MNRPLKFGLIAGGINSALSLFIYFSDLKPSTFFMVLQFIPLTVTILCIFLAVNKERNSGNAFDFKSAIRAGVITSLAGAVVYGCTTFFLWSMRDPETLKNDMYDYIEVRKNEVKVPADSAGKAKRLERVLTAGDSAFDKQIYSLAIQNYIEAFAIDPGNERAMKKVEDMVSIQKTEYAKVGNTISGIVQNIVFQVVIGAVIAAISFFLLKQR, from the coding sequence ATGAACCGTCCTCTCAAATTCGGACTTATTGCCGGCGGTATTAACTCTGCCCTCTCCCTCTTTATTTATTTTTCTGACCTGAAGCCTTCTACCTTTTTTATGGTACTTCAGTTCATTCCGCTCACAGTTACCATTCTTTGCATTTTCCTTGCTGTGAATAAAGAGAGAAATAGCGGCAATGCTTTCGATTTCAAATCTGCCATCCGGGCCGGCGTCATTACTTCCCTGGCAGGTGCCGTCGTATATGGCTGCACTACCTTTTTTCTTTGGTCGATGCGGGATCCGGAAACCCTGAAGAATGACATGTACGACTATATTGAAGTACGAAAGAATGAAGTGAAGGTACCTGCGGATTCCGCCGGAAAGGCAAAACGCCTGGAAAGAGTACTGACGGCCGGAGACAGCGCTTTTGATAAACAGATCTACTCCCTCGCCATCCAGAATTATATAGAAGCCTTCGCCATTGATCCGGGGAATGAACGGGCGATGAAGAAGGTGGAGGACATGGTAAGCATCCAGAAGACCGAGTACGCCAAAGTGGGGAATACGATCAGCGGTATCGTTCAGAATATTGTTTTTCAGGTAGTGATCGGCGCTGTTATTGCCGCAATATCTTTCTTCCTGCTCAAACAGCGCTAA
- the rho gene encoding transcription termination factor Rho yields MYDAIELNGKLVAEIKEIAKKLGVSSEGMKKGEIITKILEKQTLDKAGPAKSKKTEEAEEPMAITEPSKDSTTGELPAFVQTTTSAQEQKPQQQQQQHQHQHSNQQRFEKKPEPYNFDNIVSAEGVLEMMPDGYGFLRSADYNYLSSPDDIYVSQSQIKLFGLKTGDSVLGTVRPPREGEKYFPLVRVDQINGRSPEYVRDRVPFEHLTPLFPYEKFNLTGHPQENFSTRIVDLFTPIGKGQRALIVAQPKTGKTVLLKDVANAIADNHPEAYLMILLIDERPEEVTDMARSVKAEVISSTFDEPADRHVRIANITLEKAKRMVECGHDVVILLDSITRLARAYNTVQPASGKVLSGGVDANALHRPKRFFGSARKIEKGGSLTILATALTETGSKMDEVIFEEFKGTGNSEMQLDRKLANKRIFPAIDIVSSSTRRDDLMVKKEILQRIWVLRNHLADMNPIEAMDFIRDHMKNTKSNEEFLVSMNS; encoded by the coding sequence ATGTACGATGCCATTGAATTAAACGGAAAACTCGTTGCCGAGATCAAGGAGATCGCAAAAAAGCTTGGCGTATCGAGCGAAGGAATGAAAAAGGGTGAGATAATCACAAAGATTCTTGAAAAGCAAACACTTGACAAGGCCGGACCTGCTAAGAGCAAAAAAACCGAAGAAGCGGAAGAGCCAATGGCTATTACCGAGCCATCAAAAGACAGCACAACAGGCGAACTTCCGGCTTTTGTTCAGACCACTACTTCTGCGCAAGAGCAAAAGCCACAACAACAACAGCAGCAGCATCAACATCAGCATTCCAACCAGCAGCGTTTTGAGAAGAAGCCTGAACCTTACAATTTTGACAATATTGTATCAGCGGAAGGAGTACTGGAGATGATGCCTGACGGTTATGGATTTCTTCGCTCCGCGGATTACAACTACCTGAGTTCGCCGGACGATATCTACGTATCTCAATCGCAGATTAAGCTTTTTGGTTTGAAAACAGGGGATTCTGTACTAGGAACAGTACGGCCGCCCCGTGAAGGTGAGAAATACTTCCCGCTCGTAAGAGTGGATCAGATTAACGGGCGAAGTCCGGAGTACGTCCGCGACCGTGTTCCCTTTGAACACCTGACTCCCTTATTTCCCTACGAGAAGTTCAATCTTACGGGGCACCCGCAGGAAAACTTCTCTACCCGTATCGTTGACCTGTTTACACCCATTGGGAAGGGTCAGCGAGCGCTGATCGTAGCACAGCCTAAAACCGGTAAAACGGTGCTGCTCAAAGACGTGGCAAACGCGATTGCCGATAATCACCCGGAAGCCTACCTGATGATCCTGCTGATCGACGAGCGTCCGGAAGAAGTCACGGATATGGCACGCAGCGTGAAGGCGGAAGTGATATCTTCTACATTTGACGAACCTGCAGACCGTCATGTTCGGATTGCCAATATCACTTTAGAAAAGGCTAAGCGCATGGTAGAGTGCGGACACGATGTGGTGATTCTGCTTGATTCCATTACCCGTTTGGCCCGCGCATATAATACCGTACAGCCCGCATCAGGAAAAGTACTCTCCGGAGGAGTGGATGCCAACGCCCTCCACCGACCGAAGCGGTTTTTCGGTTCCGCACGAAAAATTGAGAAGGGAGGGTCGCTCACGATTCTGGCCACGGCGCTTACCGAAACAGGATCCAAAATGGACGAGGTTATTTTTGAGGAATTCAAAGGAACCGGTAATTCAGAAATGCAGCTGGACCGTAAACTTGCCAACAAGCGCATATTCCCGGCTATTGACATTGTCTCCTCCTCTACCCGCCGCGACGATCTCATGGTGAAAAAGGAAATTCTTCAGCGTATTTGGGTTCTTCGTAATCATCTGGCCGATATGAACCCGATCGAAGCCATGGATTTTATCAGGGATCACATGAAAAACACAAAGAGCAATGAGGAATTCCTCGTTTCAATGAATAGCTGA
- the dacB gene encoding D-alanyl-D-alanine carboxypeptidase/D-alanyl-D-alanine-endopeptidase, which produces MAVISLAFPGSGELSVLKKELNALKNDPEMKGGTISFALMDIRQDSFILDMSRDQLMTPASALKLFVCAAALDKMGPAHRFNTAVAYSGQFDALTGVLTGDLIIRGSGDPTTGSRYLNPGGIKALQNWIDQVTRFGIKEITGKVIADGSVLEDSLAPASWPESDVGNYYGAGAAGLNYLDNSYTLFFQTFKTGTAAKFLYADPLVPGMSFYSEVTAQGTSDKAFIYGREYTYKRMIRGTLPPEKKLFGVRGSLPDPAEYLAYVCDSLFRKAGIKTGGYGTHRTCKVNEPGKEIFVHRSAPLDTIVMITLRASHNMFAEALLKSLSVTKERQGSRVGGLRVIKEWMKKNGIDTVGFFPLDGSGLSPGNRVSASHFCRMLSSFAKSPAYDAIFKGLKLSNGSVYSKSGYISGVRSYAGYVRSGSGKTYSFALMINGYDFAPGVARKKLEAILAVLGSL; this is translated from the coding sequence TTGGCAGTGATTTCCCTTGCTTTTCCGGGTTCGGGTGAGCTTTCTGTGCTGAAAAAGGAGCTGAATGCTTTGAAAAATGACCCGGAGATGAAGGGCGGCACAATTTCTTTTGCGCTGATGGATATCCGGCAGGATAGTTTTATTCTTGATATGAGCCGGGATCAGTTGATGACACCGGCCAGCGCACTGAAATTGTTTGTATGTGCCGCAGCGTTGGATAAAATGGGCCCTGCTCATCGTTTTAACACCGCTGTTGCGTATTCCGGACAGTTCGATGCGCTGACCGGTGTGCTCACCGGTGATTTGATTATACGCGGAAGCGGTGATCCTACCACCGGCTCCCGCTACCTGAACCCCGGTGGAATTAAGGCGTTACAGAACTGGATCGATCAGGTGACCCGGTTCGGGATCAAAGAGATCACGGGGAAGGTAATTGCTGATGGAAGTGTTTTGGAAGATTCTCTGGCGCCGGCATCCTGGCCGGAGAGCGATGTGGGAAATTATTACGGAGCAGGTGCGGCCGGCCTGAATTATCTGGATAATTCCTACACATTGTTCTTTCAGACTTTTAAAACCGGGACAGCTGCAAAATTTCTTTATGCCGACCCTCTTGTTCCCGGAATGTCTTTCTACTCTGAAGTAACAGCACAAGGTACCAGTGACAAAGCATTTATTTATGGCCGGGAGTATACATATAAGCGGATGATAAGAGGTACCCTTCCTCCGGAGAAAAAACTGTTCGGCGTCCGTGGATCACTACCCGATCCGGCGGAATACCTGGCCTATGTATGTGACTCTCTGTTCCGAAAGGCAGGAATCAAAACTGGCGGGTATGGAACCCACAGAACATGTAAAGTGAATGAACCGGGAAAGGAGATTTTTGTTCACCGCTCCGCACCGCTTGATACGATCGTAATGATTACCCTTAGGGCAAGCCATAACATGTTCGCGGAAGCTTTACTGAAATCGCTTTCTGTAACAAAGGAGCGACAGGGAAGCAGAGTAGGCGGATTGCGGGTAATCAAAGAATGGATGAAGAAAAACGGGATAGATACCGTTGGCTTTTTTCCGCTCGACGGAAGTGGACTCAGTCCCGGGAACCGGGTATCTGCATCTCATTTTTGCCGCATGCTCTCCTCATTCGCGAAATCACCGGCTTACGATGCTATCTTCAAAGGCCTCAAACTCTCTAATGGATCTGTGTATTCAAAGTCAGGTTATATCTCTGGTGTAAGAAGCTATGCCGGCTATGTTCGGTCCGGTTCAGGAAAAACGTACTCCTTTGCGCTGATGATCAATGGTTATGACTTTGCTCCGGGTGTAGCGCGAAAGAAACTGGAAGCGATTCTCGCAGTGCTCGGATCTCTTTGA